From the genome of Scytonema hofmannii PCC 7110, one region includes:
- a CDS encoding NINE protein, with amino-acid sequence MFNQRKNRSIAAILALSGTLTISGLHKFYLGQPLWGVLYVLLSWTPIPKVACAIEGVWYLAQDEETFDRHFNLGKSVIKSSQYVPDQVGSLANALRELESLRQEGLISEYEFEQKRRQLLDQM; translated from the coding sequence ATGTTTAATCAGCGCAAGAACAGAAGTATCGCCGCAATACTAGCTTTGTCTGGTACGTTGACAATTTCAGGATTACACAAATTTTATTTAGGACAACCACTTTGGGGTGTGTTGTACGTACTGCTTTCTTGGACACCTATTCCCAAAGTGGCTTGCGCCATAGAAGGAGTTTGGTACTTAGCTCAAGATGAAGAAACTTTTGACCGTCATTTTAATCTGGGTAAATCAGTTATCAAAAGTTCACAGTATGTCCCCGATCAAGTGGGATCGCTCGCAAACGCTTTGCGAGAGTTAGAAAGTTTACGTCAGGAAGGGCTGATTTCTGAGTATGAATTTGAGCAAAAGCGCCGTCAGTTGCTCGACCAAATGTAA
- a CDS encoding helix-hairpin-helix domain-containing protein encodes MKNWLSWNPRLQKLRAQLIHNPYHRLQSGEEIAIAVELGISIDANQATVDDWLRLPGFSIHQARSLVELSRGGVKFYCVEDIAAALSLSVQRLEPLRPLLNFSYYDEEALALPSQIVNPNVATVETLAKVPFIDLYLAQAIVENRLSEGLFRNLADFQQRLNLPGDAIAQLMYYLRFS; translated from the coding sequence ATGAAAAATTGGCTATCTTGGAACCCGAGGCTGCAAAAACTCCGCGCTCAACTGATTCACAACCCTTACCACCGACTGCAATCAGGAGAAGAAATTGCGATCGCAGTGGAACTGGGTATCAGTATTGATGCCAATCAAGCAACTGTAGATGATTGGTTGCGTTTACCAGGATTTTCCATTCATCAAGCGAGATCGCTTGTGGAACTCTCCCGTGGCGGAGTGAAATTTTATTGTGTTGAAGATATTGCAGCAGCTCTAAGTTTATCTGTACAGAGACTCGAACCCCTCAGACCCCTTCTTAATTTTAGTTATTATGACGAGGAAGCTTTAGCACTTCCCAGTCAGATTGTTAACCCAAACGTAGCAACTGTTGAAACACTAGCAAAAGTACCTTTTATTGATTTATATCTCGCGCAAGCCATCGTAGAAAATCGTTTATCAGAAGGGCTTTTCCGTAATTTAGCTGATTTTCAACAAAGGCTCAATCTACCAGGCGATGCGATCGCCCAGTTGATGTATTATCTGAGGTTTAGTTAA
- the lepB gene encoding signal peptidase I, whose amino-acid sequence MTHQESNAKETPVSSRVWRGLQENLTLVAIALCLAILIRTFVAEPRYIPSDSMLPTLYRGDRLVVEKISYLFHPPEFSNIVVFQPSEELQRRGYPKDQAFIKRVIGTPGQVVSIASGKVYLDGKPIQEEYIAEPPNSPMEGRQVPANEFFVMGDNRNDSNDSRYWGFLPRKNIIGRAVFRFWPLDRIGFI is encoded by the coding sequence ATGACCCATCAGGAAAGTAATGCAAAAGAAACTCCAGTGTCATCGCGAGTATGGCGCGGTTTACAGGAAAATCTAACTCTAGTTGCGATCGCCTTATGCTTGGCAATTCTCATCCGCACTTTTGTTGCAGAACCTCGCTACATTCCCTCAGATTCCATGTTACCAACCTTGTATAGAGGCGATCGCTTGGTTGTGGAAAAGATTTCCTACCTTTTTCACCCCCCTGAATTCAGCAATATCGTGGTTTTTCAGCCATCAGAAGAATTACAGCGTCGGGGCTATCCTAAAGACCAAGCTTTCATTAAGCGTGTGATTGGTACGCCAGGACAGGTAGTTAGCATCGCCAGTGGCAAAGTTTATCTCGACGGTAAACCCATACAGGAGGAGTATATCGCCGAACCGCCAAATTCACCAATGGAAGGGCGACAAGTTCCAGCAAATGAATTTTTTGTTATGGGAGATAATCGTAACGATAGTAACGATTCCCGCTATTGGGGTTTTTTGCCTAGAAAGAATATTATAGGTCGGGCAGTATTTCGCTTTTGGCCTCTTGACCGAATAGGGTTTATATAA
- a CDS encoding c-type heme family protein encodes MFLTNHFLNAKIGTKFNWFLVVVFAIGISLTGAALSTVLEQRAEHEVTSQAKMLMQTINSVRNYTQERLNPLLFSKLETEAAFIPEAIPTFSAREIFEDLRKTEEYKNFFFKDAAPNPINLRDKADDFETELVNYFRTHPKIKERSGFRTIPGSRLFYIARPFALKEQKCLQCHSKPEIAPKSLVATYGSENGFGWKLNEIVAVQIVSLPAEEVFASTLHSFVFVIGILIFIFTIVIFLINFLLRKTILERIKKIAKIAQKVSFGEMNVVFEEKSKDEIGILVTALDRMKSSLEISMNYLKKQKK; translated from the coding sequence ATGTTTTTAACAAATCATTTTTTAAATGCCAAAATTGGCACTAAGTTTAATTGGTTTTTGGTTGTTGTGTTTGCGATCGGCATTTCCTTAACTGGTGCGGCTCTATCAACTGTACTCGAGCAAAGAGCCGAACATGAAGTGACATCTCAAGCCAAGATGCTGATGCAAACTATCAATTCAGTTAGAAATTATACACAAGAACGTCTAAATCCCTTATTGTTCTCTAAACTAGAAACCGAAGCAGCATTTATTCCAGAAGCTATACCAACCTTCTCCGCAAGAGAAATTTTTGAAGATTTGCGTAAAACTGAAGAGTACAAAAACTTCTTTTTTAAAGATGCAGCACCAAACCCAATTAATTTGCGGGATAAAGCTGATGACTTTGAAACAGAGCTTGTGAATTATTTTCGGACACATCCCAAGATTAAAGAACGTTCTGGATTTCGCACCATTCCAGGAAGTAGATTATTTTATATTGCACGACCATTTGCTCTTAAAGAACAGAAATGCTTACAATGCCATTCAAAACCAGAGATCGCTCCCAAAAGTTTGGTAGCAACTTATGGATCGGAAAATGGTTTTGGCTGGAAACTGAATGAGATTGTTGCTGTTCAAATAGTTTCTCTTCCTGCTGAAGAGGTTTTTGCTAGCACACTTCACTCTTTTGTTTTCGTAATAGGAATTTTAATCTTTATCTTTACGATAGTTATTTTTTTGATTAATTTTCTTTTAAGGAAAACTATCCTTGAGCGAATTAAAAAAATAGCTAAGATTGCCCAAAAAGTTAGTTTTGGGGAAATGAATGTTGTTTTTGAGGAAAAATCTAAGGATGAAATTGGTATCTTAGTAACCGCGTTGGATCGGATGAAGTCTAGTTTAGAAATATCTATGAATTATCTTAAAAAACAGAAAAAGTAA
- a CDS encoding Uma2 family endonuclease, whose translation MAQALPKLVTFDEFIAWYPENTEIRYELHNGVIIEMPKPRGQHGNVTGFLIEELVLTIIQMGKRGIWTIPRESIVKSSSAKSGYEPDIIVLNQENIGSEPRWERESVIENASSVKLIVEVVSTNWRDDYHVKYADYEEMGIPEYWIVDYAALGGRNFIGNPKQPTVFICQLIDGEYQMTQFRSHDLIVSPTFPQLNLTAQQIFDAASLGATHN comes from the coding sequence ATGGCTCAAGCCTTACCTAAACTAGTAACTTTTGATGAATTTATAGCATGGTATCCGGAAAACACTGAGATACGCTATGAACTACACAATGGGGTAATTATCGAAATGCCAAAACCGAGGGGACAACATGGTAATGTTACAGGCTTTCTGATTGAGGAGTTAGTCTTGACCATCATACAGATGGGAAAACGCGGTATTTGGACAATTCCCAGAGAATCAATTGTAAAATCTAGTAGTGCAAAATCTGGTTATGAACCTGACATTATTGTTTTAAATCAGGAAAACATAGGCAGTGAACCACGTTGGGAAAGGGAATCAGTGATTGAGAATGCTAGCTCAGTTAAATTAATTGTTGAGGTTGTATCAACTAACTGGCGGGATGACTACCACGTCAAATATGCTGATTACGAAGAAATGGGCATTCCAGAATACTGGATTGTGGATTACGCAGCCCTAGGGGGACGCAACTTCATTGGTAACCCAAAACAGCCAACTGTATTTATATGTCAGCTGATTGACGGCGAATACCAAATGACTCAGTTTAGAAGTCATGATTTAATTGTGTCTCCTACCTTCCCTCAACTTAACCTTACCGCCCAACAAATTTTTGATGCGGCGTCCTTAGGCGCTACTCATAATTAG
- a CDS encoding Uma2 family endonuclease: MLNQAPVIDTVPTDTWVEAAWEDFLTFADDPTLESARFYYDGGYMKIEMSPLGPAHGYDNSIVSTVIVLYAAIKNIPIKELTNTSFRKARVSGSQPDIAFYIGTNFQLPPRNNSPVNLNELTPPTLVVEIAASSLEDDTERKQKLYQRLGVQEYWVVDVNAGKVIANSLSPTQSTPIRESQVLLGLEIALVEEALKRSLTEDDGAITRWLLAKFN, encoded by the coding sequence ATGCTTAATCAAGCGCCAGTAATAGATACTGTTCCTACCGATACCTGGGTAGAAGCAGCCTGGGAAGATTTTCTTACCTTTGCAGATGATCCCACCTTGGAAAGTGCTAGATTTTACTATGATGGCGGTTACATGAAGATTGAGATGTCACCACTAGGTCCTGCACATGGTTATGATAATTCTATTGTTTCAACTGTTATTGTCTTGTATGCAGCTATTAAAAATATTCCCATTAAGGAGCTAACGAATACTAGTTTCCGAAAAGCTAGAGTTAGTGGTTCTCAGCCTGATATTGCTTTTTATATTGGCACAAATTTCCAACTTCCTCCCCGAAATAATTCCCCAGTAAATCTCAATGAGTTAACTCCACCTACATTAGTTGTTGAGATTGCCGCTTCTTCCCTAGAAGACGATACTGAGCGCAAACAAAAACTCTATCAACGCCTGGGAGTTCAAGAGTATTGGGTAGTTGATGTCAATGCTGGTAAGGTGATTGCAAATTCATTGTCGCCAACACAAAGCACCCCCATTCGCGAATCTCAAGTACTCCTAGGATTGGAAATTGCCTTGGTTGAAGAAGCTCTGAAGCGCTCTCTAACTGAAGATGATGGAGCTATTACTCGTTGGTTACTAGCTAAGTTTAATTAA